Below is a window of Perca fluviatilis chromosome 14, GENO_Pfluv_1.0, whole genome shotgun sequence DNA.
acatcactgtgacCTGCcccctgtgacatcactgtgacCTGCcccctgtgacatcactgtgacCTCACCTCTTGCCAGCCCCACATCCCCAGAAAATactacttaaataaataaataggataTTATAAATACTTCAATACCAGCTGACCTCTACAGTCCTGATTCATTATTCACTGATCAATCATCAAAACATCTTTCTTAGTTCGACAGCATCCGTCCAATCACCACGTTTCTCGTCTTCACCccgtagaaaaaaaaataagaaaccgGCAGGTCACATTGGCAGTTTCCATGGAGCCGTCGTTGGCAGTGCACGTCCAATCAGAGCCCCAATGCGTGGCGGGGAACCCAGATGTAACGGGCCACTCTGCTCCTCTGTGCGGCTTTGACCAGATGGTAGACCTCCTCGAAGCATGTCGCCATGCACGATgcgcctgcacacacacacacacacacacacacacacacacacacacacacacacacacacacacacacacacacacacacagacacacaagacacacacacacaccacacacacacacacacagacacacacacagacacacacacagacacacacacagacacacacacacacacacacacagacacacacacagacacacacacacagacacacacatacacacacagtcctgaCTAAAGCTAGGGCTATCTCTTCTTGTGTTAGTTTTTTCCAGTTACTAACCCACTAAAATGACATCATACATAGCCCAGTTATTTAAACTGACCCACAGAGAGCtaaacctcttctcaagtctccaacAGTCTAAACACAtgttctgctttacacacattttacaattcaaaatgtctctttttaaatgcactgaacaaGGGACACAACAATCGGACATGAAGTCACATGGTggccatttcaaaacactgccattGAAATTGACACTACATGAGCTGATTGGCCAATATATATGAGCAAAATGGACAAAAACCTCAAAGGTTAATggttaccacttcaatcaggaagtaagcactatgaAAAGACCACAGGTGACACATCTGCACATTTCTTCTGCGATTTTCTTTATCAGTTTTTTTGGGAGCATATTTTTGTTAAGTCCAATGTGAATATATCTCCTGTGCATATGTTCCACTGACTTCtttggtgaaaaataataaaataaaaatgtttcaagagcacgtgtgtgtatctgcaaatatttctgtgcatgtgaacagtctgaagaactattttagtattatggcaaagcatactaaagattagagtgcttttcattatggCAACAGTGTGTAGCTGGTTTGACAAAAATCTGGTaacatgaatgaagtgtgttagCCTAGAGATCTAGAcctgcagccaggggggtctaggcactctccgttggcttgcgagctggaaaaaccaaactgggaacagaggtcttctggaagacttggagttcagcttttctttgagaaaagaacaaagaacggcactgaaatcattcttaaaaaagtaagatgtgttcggagttttgctgaCCGGATGCGGCTaaagtttaaaggggtgatagagtgcaaaaccgattttaccctgtcatagttgaataacgacagttcggtgggtaaataggacatgcaTAGAAGCTCTAAATCCCACTGActccctttactatgaaaatctcatattttgaaactgccgctgaaaacgggcgaatcccaacaaagctggaagttgacgtcaacctcccaaaaaccggaacctttgtcagcccatgggtgtattaagagaacggtcacgccccaacatttacataggctacacaactgacctgagatcaggtagaacatttacataggctacacaactgacctgagatcaggtagtacatttaaataggctacacaactgacctgagatcaggtagtacatttaaataggctacacaactgacctgagatcaggtagaacatttaaataggctacacaactgacctgagatcaggtagaacatttacatactacacaactgacctgagatcaggtagaacatttacataggctacacaactgacctgagatcaggtagaacatttacataggctacacaactgacctgagatcaggtagtacatttacataggctacacaactgacctgagatcaggtaggacatttacataggctacacaactgacctgagatcaggtagtacatttaaataggctacacaactgacctgagatcaggtaggacatttacataggctacacaactgacctgagatcaggtagtacatttaaataggctacacaactgacctgagatcaggtaggacatttacataggctacacaactgacctgagatcaggtagtacatttacataggctacacaactgacctgagatcaggtaggaCATTTACATAGtatacacaactgacctgagatcaggtagtacatttaaataggctacacaactgacctgagatcaggtagttttctgaatctaggtcacgcagatctctgctattccattacaaaattcatttctgaaacttttttatgcgagaaatcaaccatataaagctcaaatatgggccgctttacgaaaatggatggctaattgcaaattttctccgactgtgtgtcggagtttagtgccggtgttggtgctgcctgggttgctacatcgccgccctgaccacagtgtcagcgagcttgttacgcccgcaatcttttaccgcagcccgcaggttccagttaatcttataatgggtatgtgtgttgagttatttaaacaaacaatcggggaaataaacgcctcttgtccgcgagtctcattgatagagccgcggtgagatggagtccatcaatgagagctagctagcctcctcctaactctgacattcacaaaaatacattcaattgaaatccgaaatcggacaagtgttagctaagctttgtaagaccttgaggaacctgtaatattcatgccgtgtccgaaattcaaactgtaaatatactttagttatgcgaaagtgagcaagctgcggtatttccccattgtaatgaatgtgacatatagcaagcagctgctggtcctacaaagacgcctcgcgttcataaaatgccttaaaatcaaatcggacacaacggttagctttataagacattggggaatgatgttatataagtggcgtgacgaaattcaaaccgtaaatatattagttatgccggcagctggccgcggagcccagtagtgcagtatccacaaagggtgactttgccctgggtatggagcctagcaggctgccgcttctcgtcagactgtgtggagctcctaaagtccgacacgtcttaccaaatttgcaattagccatacatttttgtaaaacggcccatatttcagctttatatagttgatttctcgcttaaaaaagtctcagaagtgaatttggtaatgaaacattgcagtgtctggaatatgagattctgtcgcttctctaatgtgtgtgtattggggattcgctcaaccaatcagcgcgcagctcatctaaatattcatgaccataccatatttggaagaaaagctgttgttacaaatagggccaaaacacagggatgcataagggccaataaaatatcaaccaggccattttcagcccaaccaatgttacataccccattaggagaccataaggaacagtgtgaaataccctatataatcattctatcacccctttaaagtttaatctatcaactaggtctgctaccttcttcgttgctctgcctgattgtagtgctatcctattggtgcagagggaatttgaaagacaagcGTTTATCCCGCtcctcggattgagctctgaccaatggggagttcccagacccaacatctggatgtgggacAGACTTGTCAGGCTAGAAGTGTGTGTCATTTGGTGCAAacgtttgattttgataatgctatatgtacttgtggttgcagtgcttcattttgcaggatatatgaagtattttgcagtttgggtgtgtggttttgtgaattgtgttaagtattttgataaaaccagcctagtttgcaaaattgtttTAGCAATTGATAATAACTGTAAACAATAAACAAGGGCTGCatttgaaaagtaaaaaaactgaCCTCCAATGTCGTTTACTAACCACTTTTCCTTAACCCTTATGGTAAACATCATGAGGTCAAGGAAAGATGTGAAGGAGAATTCAAAAGGGAAAGACAACAGCAGTGTGAGGAGAATCTGACTGTCCTTACACTCGGCTGTGTAACCATGCAACGGAGGATGTTATTGACGTTGGTCTGCTGGTGACACCACACTGTTCTGAAGGTGAAAATACAGAAAGCACATCTGAATACTTCACCCCTGATAGGATGAAATGAAGTCTGTATGCTTTTAAATATATCTTATATACTGTTCACTGTTGTGTGTACTGCACGTGACAACTAAAAGGTGATATGAGAGGCCCGAGTAGTGAGGACTTATGGGAAACATCTTGGTATGACACTATGATATTGTATGCCATTAGAACTAATATTCTTCAGGTTTGGTTATTATATTTCATGCGAAGGAGAGCTGAAAAACAAGATATGTAATCTTCATCAGTGACCTCTGGGGGGCCTAACCGAGATCAGAGACCACCAAAATTTAATGCTGGCTCAATAAATGTGGACTATAAATATTGGTTGCTCATGCTCACCCTTCTGTCCACTCATTTATCCACATGAATGTTCATAATTGTATAATAATTGTTTAATGTATGCAAGATAAGCAGAATGTGTAAGGCCTACCAATCTACTGTACATATTCTATGTTATTctatgttatagggttagatgGTTGTGGGTGGGTGaaagaaatacattattaatgaGGACAATATTCTCAAACTGTAAACACACTGGAGCTGTCCGCTACTGCTGTGCACATAATGGTTTTACAGAGACACCTGAAGGCATCGTGTGGTCCGACTGGTTTTGGTGGTGAACAGAGAATGAGGAAACTAGAACACAAACTGTCCCAGTTCACCAAACAAACCTGTTTCCACCTTACCTCAGGGTTGAGGAAGTAGAAATGGGTTTtcagtttttctgttttctttgtacTGTTGGTTTAATTTTAAGGTTCATAATAACACAACCAAACACATCAAACTTATAATTTAATTACTTTATTTgagaaacaaacacataaaGGGAAAAATATGTTAAATTATGATTAAAATAGAAAATCAAAAACAGTCAGATGTTAAAAACAAGCGTAATACCCGGAGACCTCTTCACATTTCACAACATAATGTTCACcaaaaagaagataaaaacaGACTTGAGAATACAAGAAAACATCTAGATCATCATGTAGAGTTCTGGAGACTAGACTGGACCTGTTAGGACTCATGTTTCAGCTGGATCATCCTGTAGAGTTCTGGGAGACTAGACTGGACCTGTTAGGACTCATGTTTCAGCTGGATCATCCTGTAGAGTTCTGGGAGACTAGACTGGACCTGTTAGGACTCATGTTTCAGCTGGATCATCCTGTAGAGTTCTGGGAGACTAGACTGGACCTGTTAGGACTCATGTTTCAGCTGGATCATCCTGTAGAGTTCTGGGAGACTAGACTGGACCTGTTAGGACTCATGTTTCAGCTGGATCATCCTGTAGAGGTCTGGGAGACCAGACTGGACCTGTTAGGACTCATGTTTCAGCTGGAGGTCTACTGGAAGAAGGACCAGAACAGTCAGCATCAGTTTGTGTCTCTAACTGTTGGTGGATCTGATGTCACATCAGAGATTAAAAGACCCAACACAATCTGCAGAtggttttctatttatttttttagttttcagcTGTGATCAAACTTGAAAATCCACAGAATTTAGTGGGCTGTTTTTCTGCTAGGGGTGATGTATTAactttattttcagttttaattttatatgactttttaaatataaaatctgCAGAATATTCTGCGTCAGACTGAGTGTTGCCCTGGTGATTAGTTCACTAACATGTTATCAGACCAGGAAGTGAAGAGTTGGAGATTAGAGTCTAAATATGGAATCATGTAACTTTGAGCTCTAAGATATATGTTCAAACTGTTAATATTAGAACATTATTTATAAGGATATTACAGGCTGACAGTTGATCCACAGAGCTTATGGAGAAGTCATTTCTCATCTTTagtaaatcaaaattaaaagtAACAAATAGACAAACACTGACTACAGACCTGGTACCAGAGTGTTATCAGGTCTGGGTTGTATCTCTATAGAACCAGGAAGCTGTTCCTGTTTAAATCTGAACACATTGTGATATTAATCTTCCAGTTTCTTTGACCAATGACAGCTGATTTCTTCTCTTCTTATCCAGCTGTTGATCAGAGAgatctttgtctctttctgcctTTCAGTTCTCAGTCTGGTTAAACTGTAGGTCAGCATTATGTTCTCCATGTACAACTAACTAAAGAACATCTGGTTATTATTAAAGGACTTTCTACAAGCCAAAACATCTTTTGTATGCATTCatttatatgaaaaataaatgtcatcCAGTCAAAGTGTAAAAAGTGTTTCAGCTCGACATCAACATCTGAATTTAAAGACttcattttgaaaaactcaaAACTAAAGAAGTTTAAAATGTAACCATTAAAAGACTTTATAAACACAGTATTGCTCACTGATCTGTCATCATGTCTTTGTATTACAGTTCatgtgagcagcagcagcagcctgtctCTACCTGGACTGTGATGACATCATGTCatctctgctctctgattggctgctcaGACGGTAAGAGCTCAACTGCTGCTGGAATTTCTGTCAGTTGTCAGACTGTTGTTCAGGTCTACAGAGAGACTCAGACAGGTtcagatgatgatgaagatgatgaagatgatggtgGTCCTGGTCCTCTCCGgtctcctctgtgtctcagCTGACGGTAAGTTTCAGTCAGATTTAATCTCATGTTTCAGTCAGAATCTCCGATggtgtaaacagtaaacaggtTGTTAGTTTACTGACAGTCAGTCTGAACAACAGTCACTGTTTCAGCATCTGAACcttctgtatgtttttttctcttcagttcTTCGTATCGATGGCTGTTCAGAGACTGATGGAGAGGTGATGTATGGAATGGATGGTGAAGAGGCTTGGTACGCAGACTTTAAGAACAAGAAAGGAGTCAAGGTTCTGCCCAGTTTTGGAGGTGCTGTGAGAGTCCCAGAAGGACTTTATGAAGAATCTGTGGCTAATCTACAGACCTGCAAAATGAACCTGAAACTTGCACGTGGAGCTTTCAAGGACCTCACACTGGAGCAGggtaaagtatatatatatatatatatatatatatatatatatatatatatacatatatatattctgtCTCTTTAATTTGTCTTTGTTATTGAAGCTGACTTTCTGTTATAAATATACACTTTCAAAACACCgtcaaataaaagtaataatatcattttaaaaggcattAACTAGTGaacttactgtgtgtgtattaattgATGCTCTACCTAATGGGTATATTTGGTTTTCTTGGGACTAAACTTAATTTATTGTTAATTAACCCTACCAGGTCGGTGCTGTCGTCTGCAACAGAAGAAACACGTACTTCATAAGTCTTATTTAATATCACCAGATCAATACAGTGTAGAGACTTGAAATGCTCCGTTTCATCGCGGTCCTCTGACACTTGTAGCCCATTCAGAAGCTTTTTTAATCCATCATGGAATAACAGTGTCCAAACATCAAATTGCGTGTATGTTCTGTTTGCTTCGCGACCTATGGACCGATCGTCTGGCCGTAGTGCTAGCTGAAAAGCTGAAAGACTAAGAGACAAAGAGGTCTTCTGTGTCTTCATAGCCCTTACAGAAGCTTATAAATCTAGCCAGGAAGACGGGGACTTTGCACAATAAACCAGAGCGATAAATGCACGATTGAACGgctattttctgtgttttgtacCAAAAAGCGATCTATTTTTCGTTAGCCGGCTGCCATCTTGAAAGTGTCATAATGACTGACAGCTTTGTTGACCAATCACATGAAGCAATGTGCCCAAAGAGTTTGCTCAGTGAATAGAGAGCCTTTAGAGGAGTGCCTTTACTTCcaggcagaggagctgcagtaatgGGCAGTATAAGAAAcatatgttttttgaacattgaagcatgtaaacctacagtacaggccaaaagtttggacacaccttctcattcaatgcattttctttattttgactatttacattgtagattctcactgaaggcatcaaaactatgaatgaacacatgtggaattatgtacttaacaaaaaagtgtgaaataactgaaaacatgtcttatattttagattcttcaaagtagccaccctttgcttttttgatagcgatGCTAGCGAAACCCAATGAGCTTCATGacgtagtcacctgaaatggttttaccttcacaggtgtgctttgtcagggttaattagtggacttttttccccttactaatggggttgggaccatcagttgtgttgtgcagaagtcaggttgatacacagccaacagccctattggacaactgttagaattcatattatggcaagaaccaatcagctaagtaaagagaaacgagtggcaatcattactttaacaagtgaaggtcagtcagtccggaaaattgcaaaaactttgaatgtttccccaagtgcagttgcaaaaaccatcaagcgctacaacaaaactggctcacatgaggaccgccccaggaaaggaagaccaagagtcacctctgctgctgaggataagttcatccgagtcaccagcctcagaaatcccaagttaacagcagctcagattagagaccagatgaatgccacacagagctctagcagcagacacatctctagaacaactgttaagaggagactgaatCAGggcttcatggtcaagtagctgctaggaaaccactgctaaggagaggcaacaagcagaagagatttgtttgggccaagaaacacaatgaatggacattagaccagtggaaatctgtgctttggtctgatgagtccaaatttgagatctttggttccaaccgctgtgtctttgtgtgatgcagaaaaggtgaacggatggattctacatgcctggttcccaccgtgaagcatggaggaggaggtgttatggtgtggggggctttgctggtgacactgttgggcatgtattcaaaattgaaggcatactgaaccagcatggctaccacagcatcctgcagcgacatgccatcccatccagtttgcgtttagttggaccatcatttatttttcaacaggacaatgaccccaaacacacctccaggctgtgtaagggctatttgaccaagaaggagagtgatggagtgctgcgccagatgacctggcctccatagtcaccggacctgaacccaatcgagatggtttggggtgagctggaccgcagagtgaaggcaaaagggccaacaagtgctaagcatctctgggaactccttcaagactgttggaaaaccatttcaggtgactacctcttgaagctcatcaagagaatgccaagagtgtgcaaagcagtaatcagagcaaacgGTGGCTACTTGGCTACTACAATGTAAagagtcatgaaaataaaggaaacgcattgaatgacaaggtgtgtccaaacttttggcctgtactgtatattagtaGAATCCAAGAGTAAAAATATTACGCAGAAAAGGaatataataggggctctttaattTAAATGGATGGCTTGACAGAGGGGTCGTATGATGATACCTATTGTAATGACCCTTGAGGCAAATTTGGGATATtgtgatatataaataaaactgacttACACTGATAATTATAATGTTCCCACCTTCTGGATTATAAATTGACATAAGACACAATAATATGAGCTGTGTTTCTGTTCAGATCCTCCTTCCAGTCTGATGATCTACACCAAAGAAGCCGTGGAGCTCCGAGAGAAGAACACCCTCATCTGTTATGTGACTGGTTTCTATCCTGCTCCTGTCATCTTCTCCTGGACAAAGAACGGAGAGAACGTCACCGAAGGAAGCAGCACCAACCTTCCCTACCCCAACAAAGACGTTTCCTTCAATCAGTTCTCCAGACTGGACTTCATCCCACAGCTGGATGACATCTACAGCTGTACAGTCAACCATCTGGCCCTGGACCAGCCACTGACCAGGATCTGGGGTCAGAAAACTTTATTTACACTCACACTAAATACAAACGGTTCATTAACCAACTACTGACCAGAATCTGTGGTCAGAAAACATTAATTACACTCACACATAATACATACAGCTCATTAACTGACCTAACAACAGCTGTTCTGTCTCCAGATGTGGAGCttaatgtttctgtgtttctgtctccagaTATGGAGAAGACTCATCCCGGTGTtggacctacaattttctgtgGACTgggtctgactgtctgtctgcttggTGTGGCTGCTGGAATCTTCTTCCTCATCAAAGGAAATGAGTGCAGCTGATTGGTTGGGGATGATGATGTCAATAGTGTAAAGAGTAGATACGGTACAGATGTGAGGAGCTGCTGCTTCCTTCACTTTTAACATTCTGCTAAATATAGATAAAAATACATCTGATTGACTCATTACTAATAACTTCTACACAAACTCGGATGTTCTCTAcagaaaatttaaatttaaacataCATATAATCTCTGGTCAATATTGATTTGTATCTCTATAAATATATCAATAAAGTGACATTTGTTTGACATTAGTTTGTCCTGTTTGTTACAGTGAAACTGATATTACTAGTGATGTTAACAGTATTAAGTGAAGCTGAATCAGTTACACACAAATTTTAATTAAAGAGCTGTACatcaaattaatttaatattttactttttttagtgAATGAAATCTGTGACAAAGATTATAAGATGTCtaaaatatttataatacaTACAATAAGTAAAAATTTCTGGAAACTTTATTGTTTTACAATGTTATATACTTTActctgaaaaaaatattttgggaTCAAATGAATTTAATCTGATGTTCAGGTTATAGTGTAAAGTGTTCAGGGCAGGGCTGttacagaaaaactaaaactaaaaggaaaataagcagtgaaataattttttgttaactgaaactaaataaaaactaaaaccttcaaccaaaactaaaactaaactgaaactgTATTGGTTTGGTTAGCAATATACTGGCTGTCAAAACAAAGGTGGTAAAGGTTTTTGCTACAAAGTTTGATCTCAGTGTAGATGCTAATACTCTTAGTGagtatttaaaaatgaaactgGGCCGGGAACTGACATGTAGCAAAATAGAGACGACAC
It encodes the following:
- the LOC120573404 gene encoding RLA class II histocompatibility antigen, DP alpha-1 chain-like, giving the protein MMMKMMKMMVVLVLSGLLCVSADVLRIDGCSETDGEVMYGMDGEEAWYADFKNKKGVKVLPSFGGAVRVPEGLYEESVANLQTCKMNLKLARGAFKDLTLEQDPPSSLMIYTKEAVELREKNTLICYVTGFYPAPVIFSWTKNGENVTEGSSTNLPYPNKDVSFNQFSRLDFIPQLDDIYSCTVNHLALDQPLTRIWDMEKTHPGVGPTIFCGLGLTVCLLGVAAGIFFLIKGNECS